One Notolabrus celidotus isolate fNotCel1 chromosome 16, fNotCel1.pri, whole genome shotgun sequence DNA window includes the following coding sequences:
- the vps28 gene encoding vacuolar protein sorting-associated protein 28 homolog, translating to MFHGIPVTGGVGGAPANKPELYEEVKLYKNAREREKYDNMAELFAVVKTLQALEKAYIKDCVTPNEYTASCSRLLVQYKAAFKQVQGSDVGSIDDFCRKYRLDCPLAMERIKEDRPITIKDDKGNLNRCIADIVSLFITVMDKLRLEIRAMDEIQPDLRELMETMNRMSNMPPDSEAKDKVSLWLTTLSSMSASDELDDNQVRQMLFDLESAYNAFNRFLHSS from the exons ATGTTTCATGGGATACCAGTCACCggaggagtgggaggag CTCCGGCCAATAAACCAGAGTTATATGAG GAAGTGAAACTGTACAAAAATGCCAGAGAAAGGGAGAA GTATGACAACATGGCCGAGTTATTTGCTGTTGTGAAGACCCTTCAGGCCCTGGAAAAGGCTTACATCAAAGACTGTGTCACACCTAATGA ATACACTGCTTCCTGCTCCAGACTGTTGGTTCAGTATAAGGCTGCTTTTAAACAGGTGCAGGGCTCTGATGTTGGCTCCATTGATGATTTCTGCAGGAAATACAGA CTTGATTGCCCACTAGCCATGGAAAGGATTAAGGAGGATCGGCCAATCACCATCAAGGATGATAAGGGAAACCTGAACCGCTGCATTGCAGATATAGTTTCT ctcTTCATCACTGTGATGGACAAGCTGAGACTGGAGATCAGGGCCATGGATGag ATCCAGCCAGACCTGAGGGAGCTGATGGAAACCATGAACAGAATGAGCAACATGCCTCCAGATTCAGAGGCCAAAGACAAAGTCAGCCTCTG GTTGACTACCCTCAGCAGCATGTCGGCCTCAGACGAGTTGGATGATAATCAAGTTCGTCAGATGCTGTTTGATCTGGAGTCGGCCTACAATGCCTTCAACCGCTTCCTACACTCCTCCTAA
- the LOC117827698 gene encoding aurora kinase A and ninein-interacting protein isoform X2 translates to MIRPPVSIMKTSKPAPKTSVQEECGVWLDTVQLKGKAKQKRLARPISKLLNPFSGGGGYNVAVALNFTQTKVEMPKTKQSSISTFFTAQRRVLNKLTTSEVPKVDDLGEERVNTGSISALTVPTPVTARKKRIREIHHNSQPDVDHEWNYETVTEPETKVCQKQEASCIPFPNVHCDFKEQAEEINLPQSKRRLISTTSLSEDSQCPPQAWSQDPLLTYSQYTEDELDLTYQENKVTKNFIDSEPSFFGSLQSEEAFDALMEGRTSTQKAFKHLNSSQRDVEKENSRFLSSKSPNKHSTLCHIRSLSSLKTTEPKTSPQKNNPPCPWKQPNQQETPDSKFKWTKKPRLSPLKNQAAQQSHRAVDEDSLAMLFTQDSEGLRVIAHRGLQPRSPLKDQSNISFGAVRSRAFKPMEEEVDEEDMFFTQDSQGHMVIKH, encoded by the exons Atg ATCCGTCCTCCAGTCTCCATAATGAAGACCTCTAAACCAGCCCCCAAGACCTCTGTTCAAGAGGAGTGTGGTGTTTGGCTTGACACTGTGCAACTTAAAGGGAAAGCTAAACAG AAACGCCTCGCCCGTCCCATTTCTAAACTGTTGAATCCCTTCTCTGGAGGTGGAGGATATAATGTGGCGGTGGCACTCAACTTCACTCAAACTAAAGTTGAAATGCCAAAGACCAAACAGAGCTCGATTTCAACTTTCTTCACAGCTCAGCGCAGAG TACTCAACAAGCTGACTACGTCTGAAGTGCCAAAGGTGGATGACTTGGGTGAAGAAAGGGTTAACACTGGATCCATCTCTGCCTTGACTGTACCCACACCTGTGACAGCAAGAAAAAAACGGATACGTGAAATACACCATAACTCTCAGCCTGACGTGGACCACGAATGGAATTATGAAACTGTGACCGAGCCTGAGACAAAAGTGTGCCAGAAGCAAGAGGCAAGCTGTATACCTTTTCCAAACGTGCACTGTGATTTTAAAGAGCAGGCTGAGGAGATCAATCTACCGCAGAGTAAGAGGAGGCTTATTTCAACAACCTCATTGTCAGAGGACAGTCAATGTCCTCCACAGGCATGGAGTCAGGACCCGTTGCTTACATATAGCCAGTATACTGAAGATGAACTGGACCTTACTTACCAGGAAAACAAAGTGACCAAGAACTTCATTGACTCTGAGCCAAGTTTCTTTGGCAGTCTACAAAGTGAGGAGGCTTTCGATGCGCTCATGGAAGGCAGAACCTCAACTCAAAAAGCTTTCAAACACTTGAATTCTTCTCAGAGGGATGTTGAGAAAGAAAACAGTAGGTTTTTGTCTTCAAAATCCCCAAATAAACATTCAACTCTCTGTCATATACGATCACTTTCGAGTCTTAAAACGACAGAACCAAAAACGTCTCCTCAGAAAAACAATCCCCCGTGCCCGTGGAAACAGCCGAACCAACAGGAGACCCCTGACTCGAAGTTTAAGTGGACAAAAAAACCAAGACTCTCTCCTCTGAAAAACCAAGCAGCGCAGCAGTCTCACAGAGCTGTTGATGAGGACAGTCTGGCCATGTTGTTCACCCAGGACTCTGAAGGTCTTAGGGTGATAGCTCACAGAGGACTGCAACCAAGGAGTCCACTCAAGGACCAGAGTAACATAAGCTTTGGGGCTGTGAGAAGTAGAGCTTTTAAACctatggaggaggaggtggatgaaGAAGATATGTTTTTCACTCAAGACTCTCAGGGACATATGGTGATCAAACACTGA
- the LOC117827698 gene encoding aurora kinase A and ninein-interacting protein isoform X1: MKTSKPAPKTSVQEECGVWLDTVQLKGKAKQKRLARPISKLLNPFSGGGGYNVAVALNFTQTKVEMPKTKQSSISTFFTAQRRVLNKLTTSEVPKVDDLGEERVNTGSISALTVPTPVTARKKRIREIHHNSQPDVDHEWNYETVTEPETKVCQKQEASCIPFPNVHCDFKEQAEEINLPQSKRRLISTTSLSEDSQCPPQAWSQDPLLTYSQYTEDELDLTYQENKVTKNFIDSEPSFFGSLQSEEAFDALMEGRTSTQKAFKHLNSSQRDVEKENSRFLSSKSPNKHSTLCHIRSLSSLKTTEPKTSPQKNNPPCPWKQPNQQETPDSKFKWTKKPRLSPLKNQAAQQSHRAVDEDSLAMLFTQDSEGLRVIAHRGLQPRSPLKDQSNISFGAVRSRAFKPMEEEVDEEDMFFTQDSQGHMVIKH; this comes from the exons ATGAAGACCTCTAAACCAGCCCCCAAGACCTCTGTTCAAGAGGAGTGTGGTGTTTGGCTTGACACTGTGCAACTTAAAGGGAAAGCTAAACAG AAACGCCTCGCCCGTCCCATTTCTAAACTGTTGAATCCCTTCTCTGGAGGTGGAGGATATAATGTGGCGGTGGCACTCAACTTCACTCAAACTAAAGTTGAAATGCCAAAGACCAAACAGAGCTCGATTTCAACTTTCTTCACAGCTCAGCGCAGAG TACTCAACAAGCTGACTACGTCTGAAGTGCCAAAGGTGGATGACTTGGGTGAAGAAAGGGTTAACACTGGATCCATCTCTGCCTTGACTGTACCCACACCTGTGACAGCAAGAAAAAAACGGATACGTGAAATACACCATAACTCTCAGCCTGACGTGGACCACGAATGGAATTATGAAACTGTGACCGAGCCTGAGACAAAAGTGTGCCAGAAGCAAGAGGCAAGCTGTATACCTTTTCCAAACGTGCACTGTGATTTTAAAGAGCAGGCTGAGGAGATCAATCTACCGCAGAGTAAGAGGAGGCTTATTTCAACAACCTCATTGTCAGAGGACAGTCAATGTCCTCCACAGGCATGGAGTCAGGACCCGTTGCTTACATATAGCCAGTATACTGAAGATGAACTGGACCTTACTTACCAGGAAAACAAAGTGACCAAGAACTTCATTGACTCTGAGCCAAGTTTCTTTGGCAGTCTACAAAGTGAGGAGGCTTTCGATGCGCTCATGGAAGGCAGAACCTCAACTCAAAAAGCTTTCAAACACTTGAATTCTTCTCAGAGGGATGTTGAGAAAGAAAACAGTAGGTTTTTGTCTTCAAAATCCCCAAATAAACATTCAACTCTCTGTCATATACGATCACTTTCGAGTCTTAAAACGACAGAACCAAAAACGTCTCCTCAGAAAAACAATCCCCCGTGCCCGTGGAAACAGCCGAACCAACAGGAGACCCCTGACTCGAAGTTTAAGTGGACAAAAAAACCAAGACTCTCTCCTCTGAAAAACCAAGCAGCGCAGCAGTCTCACAGAGCTGTTGATGAGGACAGTCTGGCCATGTTGTTCACCCAGGACTCTGAAGGTCTTAGGGTGATAGCTCACAGAGGACTGCAACCAAGGAGTCCACTCAAGGACCAGAGTAACATAAGCTTTGGGGCTGTGAGAAGTAGAGCTTTTAAACctatggaggaggaggtggatgaaGAAGATATGTTTTTCACTCAAGACTCTCAGGGACATATGGTGATCAAACACTGA
- the LOC117827698 gene encoding uncharacterized protein LOC117827698 isoform X3, whose protein sequence is MPKTKQSSISTFFTAQRRVLNKLTTSEVPKVDDLGEERVNTGSISALTVPTPVTARKKRIREIHHNSQPDVDHEWNYETVTEPETKVCQKQEASCIPFPNVHCDFKEQAEEINLPQSKRRLISTTSLSEDSQCPPQAWSQDPLLTYSQYTEDELDLTYQENKVTKNFIDSEPSFFGSLQSEEAFDALMEGRTSTQKAFKHLNSSQRDVEKENSRFLSSKSPNKHSTLCHIRSLSSLKTTEPKTSPQKNNPPCPWKQPNQQETPDSKFKWTKKPRLSPLKNQAAQQSHRAVDEDSLAMLFTQDSEGLRVIAHRGLQPRSPLKDQSNISFGAVRSRAFKPMEEEVDEEDMFFTQDSQGHMVIKH, encoded by the exons ATGCCAAAGACCAAACAGAGCTCGATTTCAACTTTCTTCACAGCTCAGCGCAGAG TACTCAACAAGCTGACTACGTCTGAAGTGCCAAAGGTGGATGACTTGGGTGAAGAAAGGGTTAACACTGGATCCATCTCTGCCTTGACTGTACCCACACCTGTGACAGCAAGAAAAAAACGGATACGTGAAATACACCATAACTCTCAGCCTGACGTGGACCACGAATGGAATTATGAAACTGTGACCGAGCCTGAGACAAAAGTGTGCCAGAAGCAAGAGGCAAGCTGTATACCTTTTCCAAACGTGCACTGTGATTTTAAAGAGCAGGCTGAGGAGATCAATCTACCGCAGAGTAAGAGGAGGCTTATTTCAACAACCTCATTGTCAGAGGACAGTCAATGTCCTCCACAGGCATGGAGTCAGGACCCGTTGCTTACATATAGCCAGTATACTGAAGATGAACTGGACCTTACTTACCAGGAAAACAAAGTGACCAAGAACTTCATTGACTCTGAGCCAAGTTTCTTTGGCAGTCTACAAAGTGAGGAGGCTTTCGATGCGCTCATGGAAGGCAGAACCTCAACTCAAAAAGCTTTCAAACACTTGAATTCTTCTCAGAGGGATGTTGAGAAAGAAAACAGTAGGTTTTTGTCTTCAAAATCCCCAAATAAACATTCAACTCTCTGTCATATACGATCACTTTCGAGTCTTAAAACGACAGAACCAAAAACGTCTCCTCAGAAAAACAATCCCCCGTGCCCGTGGAAACAGCCGAACCAACAGGAGACCCCTGACTCGAAGTTTAAGTGGACAAAAAAACCAAGACTCTCTCCTCTGAAAAACCAAGCAGCGCAGCAGTCTCACAGAGCTGTTGATGAGGACAGTCTGGCCATGTTGTTCACCCAGGACTCTGAAGGTCTTAGGGTGATAGCTCACAGAGGACTGCAACCAAGGAGTCCACTCAAGGACCAGAGTAACATAAGCTTTGGGGCTGTGAGAAGTAGAGCTTTTAAACctatggaggaggaggtggatgaaGAAGATATGTTTTTCACTCAAGACTCTCAGGGACATATGGTGATCAAACACTGA